The following DNA comes from Brassica oleracea var. oleracea cultivar TO1000 chromosome C5, BOL, whole genome shotgun sequence.
AGAATGATACACGTGGCATGATTTATCTTTCCTTCCTTGATGACGTGGACGCAGGAACAGAGAAGCAAGTTAACTTTATTATTATAGATTTAGTAAGTGAGGGAGTAGTAATTAACTGTTTGATCATTGATGCATAGTTACGCTACTAAATACTTGTTGAATGGTGGAATACAATTTTCTTAGTATTTTATTTTTTTATCCAAACGCACGTGCATTCTATAAAAGTATTTCACCATGACATCTTATACGTTTATACTCCACTAAAGGACTAGTCAGGCGAAGAAGAAAGGGGAGGCAGATTCTCCCGCGAGAGGGTTTATATAAGAGCAGTTCCATTGAGAAGTTGAAGAGAGTATCTAAACATAAAAAGAAAAAAAAATAAAAGAAATTAAAGAAAAAGAAAAAGAAAGTTCTGATTTACCTAAATGCATAAACCTCTAATTGCATCTTTCTTCCACGTGTCATTATCTAACTAATCTAATGATTTAATTTAAATCAAAATTTAAATATTTAATTTAAATACTATTATTTTGTTTATACAAACTTCTTTTTTACAAACTCACTAATAAAGTTGTTCTAAGAAGGCGAAAGTAATAGTATGAAGTTATATCAAATCTGATCGCAGTAAGAAAAGAGAGATTGGAAATCTTGAATATGTGTTTATTGCGCAAAGAAAGTGACAAAGATTTAGCTTTCGCAATACATTGATTAGGAGCTTTTTTCAATGTGGGCTTGTAACCGGATCTAAAATTCTCGTTCTCGGGTTGAAATAAATATATACATATTAAAAAAAAAGGACGAAGATGAGTGCATGGAGAGAGATGAAGAGGAAGTTTGGGTTGTATCATGTATGTCTTCTTTTACTCGCAACATACAAACTTCTTTTTTACAAACTCACTAATAAAGTTGTTCTAAGTAGGAGAAAGTAATAGTATGAAGTTATATCAAATCTGATCGCAGCAAGAAAAGAGGGATTGCAAATCTTGAATATGTGTTTATTGCGCAAAGAAAATGACAAAGATTTAGCTTTCGTAATACATTGACTTATGAGCTTTTGTTCAATGTGGGCTTGTAACCGGATCTAAAATTCTCGTTCTCGGGTTAGAAATAAATATATACATATTTAAAAAAAAGGACGAAGATGAGTGCATGGAGAAAGATGAAGAGGAAGTTTGGTTGTATCATGTATGTCTTCTTTTACTCACAACATGCCTATTAATAAATTGTTTTAATCTAGTAGTGTACTAGTACAAAATAATGTTACTACTCGTTTTAAAACAAAAAAAAAAGACTGAGAGAGAGGTCACATAAAACATATTTACATTGTAACATACTAAAATCAGAACAGATAGTAAATTCAATTGGGAGCTTTATAGAGAGTCATGTTTCTTGATTTCAGGGTCTTTTTTTGTTTGATGGGGTTAATTACAAGGTTAAACAACAGAAGCAAGAAGAAACATAATTCTACTCCTTAGCCAAACATCTCCAGAACGAGCTAAAACTAGCTGCAGCAAGCCACAAGTGGTTAAACAAGTTTGGCATCACTGTACTTACAGGATCTGTTATAAAAGTCAGGGCTTGTTTCTTTTAGCTGATGCAGTTAAGATCGGTGTTTCTGGCTTCTTTGGATTGCAACTTGCAGGCTCTCTTCATTCTCTTTGCTGCTTGGACAAACGTCACAAACCCCATAATAACTTGAAGCTCATCCATTTGCTGAAAATATCATAACATAGTTAAATTGTTTTATCAGAACCAAAATTATAATAACACATGAGACGAATCAAGTGAAGTCTCAGAAGGATTTCAAGTGTAGCTGAGACATAAAGTGTCTCTGAACAATGTCAATTAGTTTCTCCTTTGATGGATTTGGAATTGCATCCACCCACGAGGAGTTTATTCATGAGCAAAATGACATAGACTTCTAGAATGATGAGCAAAGAGAAGGTTTTCTTTTTTTATTCTTATAATCAACTTACGAGGTTGAAATGTTGCCAATATTTCAGTAACGCAGGCATTTTCAGTTTGCTAAGATCAACCTTCTGCGTGAAAGCATATTAGTAAAGTTAAGATCAGTCGCATTATATTCAATACCAAATGGAATAAATCTATAACTAAAACTGAATGCATACCATGTTCTGAGGGGGAGTAAAAGCAGAGCTTTTTGATTGGGAGTCAGATGATAGAGACCTACTCAGGGTCTTGTGAGATGACCGAGATGATCTCTGCCCTCTTAGCTTCGACTTATGAGGCTTCAGTGTGTCCTCAGATGCTGGAAAAGAAACAACTTGTCATACAAACAAGGCTGAGAATATCAGTTAACAAGGTTACAGACAGCTTTTATGTGTGTCAAAAGAACAATATGCCACTTAGCAAACTCACTGGAGACTAGAGAAAGTTGACAAATCTCTATCAAAGTAATTTAACAATTGACAGAATCTTTTGAGGATAATTACTTTTTCTTTTTGCTGAAAAATGGAAAATCAGAAATCTTGAAGAAAGACAAGGAATCAAACTTACTCATATAATTAGAACCATTCCTCACTGTGTTTTCGAGATCAAGATCATCGTCATCTTCGTTTCCAGTAGGAGCTTCAGTGACACTAAGTGCATTCCTCTGCAGTTTACTTGTATTCCATTTGTCAACACTAAAAGGCACATAATAATTGGGATTAAATACATCCCCTATATACTAAATTGCAAATCGCATAGCCAATCAGATTTTGACACATGGATCATATTTCAAAAATTTAAATAAAAAATGTAAAAGAAAATATTTTTGCACAAAATAGCTTTTGTTAATTTTTATTTATTTATTTTATATGAAAAATAAAATTCCTAAAATTTCTCACACTACACCGTGATCTCTCAATCCTTAAAACAAGTTAATTTTTTCAAGATTTAACTAACGATCATAAATTGTAAATTCCTAATTCTCCATTTATTCTCTCCGAAATCTCTTCTTCTAGCAAGAAAGAGGTGACAGCGATAGCAAAATTTGGGTTCGTGAATGAAGCTATGAGGAATCGATCAGACTTTCTGAAAGGAGTGAGGAACAAGGAACGAGATGGTGGCGAAACAGGAATAAGGGAAAAGTTTCATCAAGGAAGGACGATTTGGAGTTTTCGGACTAGAGTGCTGCAGCAAGAGGAGATCAGGAGAAAATGCTCCTTATAAGTTCATTCACAAACAT
Coding sequences within:
- the LOC106344459 gene encoding uncharacterized protein LOC106344459, with product MQFYAFLGLCKVENDRLCVEFKVNRIGGKGAVKDQKQPIQGDEPLCEDEEGDRFDYCDDSDGATSDDENFTTYGIPPDHVEEVQGSSTNMISARWDRVTPTADSLNSDTTSSPTASSTYIGDVFNPNYYVPFSVDKWNTSKLQRNALSVTEAPTGNEDDDDLDLENTVRNGSNYMTSEDTLKPHKSKLRGQRSSRSSHKTLSRSLSSDSQSKSSAFTPPQNMKVDLSKLKMPALLKYWQHFNLVDAIPNPSKEKLIDIVQRHFMSQQMDELQVIMGFVTFVQAAKRMKRACKLQSKEARNTDLNCIS